One segment of Tenrec ecaudatus isolate mTenEca1 chromosome 1, mTenEca1.hap1, whole genome shotgun sequence DNA contains the following:
- the PLA2G5 gene encoding phospholipase A2 group V isoform X2, producing MTRTSGGESRTPEMKALLTLAWLLTCSVHTVPGGLLELKSMIEKVTGKTALTNYGFYGCYCGWGGRGTPKDATDWCCWVHDHCYGRLEETSCSIRTQSYKYRVTRGLVTCETGTFCQTQLCACDRKLVHCLGRNLRSYNPIYRFLPNIFCS from the exons ATGACACGGACATCTGGAGGAGAATCCAG AACCCCAGAGATGAAGGCCCTCCTCACGCTGGCTTGGCTTCTGACTTGCA GTGTGCATACTGTGCCAGGGGGCTTGTTAGAGCTGAAGTCAATGATTGAGAAGGTGACTGGAAAGACCGCCCTGACCAACTATGGCTTCTATGGTTGCTACTGTGGCTGGGGTGGCCGAGGGACCCCCAAGGATGCCACCGACTG GTGCTGTTGGGTGCATGACCACTGCTACGGACGGCTGGAGGAGACAAGCTGTAGCATCCGGACTCAGTCCTACAAGTACAGAGTCACACGGGGCTTGGTCACCTGTG AGACTGGGACCTTCTGCCAGACGCAGCTCTGCGCCTGCGACCGCAAGCTCGTCCACTGTCTGGGGAGAAACCTACGGAGCTACAACCCCATCTACCGATTCCTTCCGAACATCTTCTGCTCCTAG
- the PLA2G5 gene encoding phospholipase A2 group V isoform X1 has protein sequence MLLGPPLLTHRIQHLYSLSHSVSQSVSHSFIYSVTHSLIYSLSHSLIHSLTHSLIHSLTHSLTHSLTLSFNKQSSKRTDLVLAKWSDSAHLPGCWRLKEAEDSARHRTPEMKALLTLAWLLTCSVHTVPGGLLELKSMIEKVTGKTALTNYGFYGCYCGWGGRGTPKDATDWCCWVHDHCYGRLEETSCSIRTQSYKYRVTRGLVTCETGTFCQTQLCACDRKLVHCLGRNLRSYNPIYRFLPNIFCS, from the exons ATGCTTCTGGGCCCTCCGttgttgacacacagaatccaacacctttactcactcagtcactcagtcagtcagtcagtcagtcactcattcatttattctgtcactcactcactcatttattcactcagtcactcattgattcactcactcactcactcacttattcactcactcactcactcactcactcactcactcactctctcattcaacaagcagtcatctaaaagGACAGACCTTGTCTTGGCAAAGTGGTCTGACAGCGCCCACCTTCCAGGCTGTTGGAGGCTTAAAGAGGCTGAGGACAGTGCCCGACACAG AACCCCAGAGATGAAGGCCCTCCTCACGCTGGCTTGGCTTCTGACTTGCA GTGTGCATACTGTGCCAGGGGGCTTGTTAGAGCTGAAGTCAATGATTGAGAAGGTGACTGGAAAGACCGCCCTGACCAACTATGGCTTCTATGGTTGCTACTGTGGCTGGGGTGGCCGAGGGACCCCCAAGGATGCCACCGACTG GTGCTGTTGGGTGCATGACCACTGCTACGGACGGCTGGAGGAGACAAGCTGTAGCATCCGGACTCAGTCCTACAAGTACAGAGTCACACGGGGCTTGGTCACCTGTG AGACTGGGACCTTCTGCCAGACGCAGCTCTGCGCCTGCGACCGCAAGCTCGTCCACTGTCTGGGGAGAAACCTACGGAGCTACAACCCCATCTACCGATTCCTTCCGAACATCTTCTGCTCCTAG